One segment of Candidatus Micrarchaeota archaeon DNA contains the following:
- a CDS encoding N-glycosylase/DNA lyase — MNKNHIHNSQSQNQEDVPRDLSHEIKNLLNNPKITKVIKNRIREFVRVGKSDDSEIFSELVFCILTANYTAKGGLRIQNALDKEIMYLSEEDIAKRLKELGHRFPNTRARYIAKARERLDSILRVVRDADLNCKEKREWLAKNVKGLGLKEASHFLRNIGCLDVAIIDFHIIDLLARYRVLAVRPRTLTRKKYFEIENILEQIAAQHHISLGELDLYLWYLETGEIIK, encoded by the coding sequence ATGAATAAAAATCATATTCATAACTCTCAGAGCCAAAATCAAGAAGACGTACCTCGCGACTTGTCTCATGAAATCAAAAACCTGTTAAATAACCCAAAGATTACTAAAGTCATAAAAAACAGGATAAGGGAATTTGTCAGAGTGGGAAAATCGGATGACTCAGAGATATTTTCAGAACTTGTCTTTTGTATACTCACGGCCAATTACACTGCTAAGGGAGGATTACGGATACAAAATGCACTAGACAAAGAGATCATGTATCTATCAGAGGAGGATATCGCGAAACGATTGAAAGAGTTGGGGCATAGGTTTCCAAACACCCGTGCAAGGTACATTGCAAAGGCCAGAGAAAGGTTGGATAGTATACTACGTGTCGTTCGAGACGCCGATTTGAATTGTAAAGAGAAAAGAGAATGGCTGGCCAAAAATGTGAAAGGGTTAGGTTTGAAAGAAGCAAGCCATTTTCTTAGGAACATCGGATGTTTAGATGTTGCTATCATAGATTTCCACATCATTGACCTGCTCGCACGCTACCGCGTGCTCGCAGTTCGACCGCGGACATTGACCCGTAAGAAATACTTTGAAATAGAAAACATATTAGAACAGATTGCTGCGCAACATCATATATCACTCGGCGAACTTGACCTTTACCTATGGTACTTGGAGACAGGAGAAATTATAAAATGA
- a CDS encoding Lrp/AsnC family transcriptional regulator, with product MVRISNIKLIKELMKNSRIKYVELAKMFGVTETAVRKKIHRLEEDGVIIGYTVIIDPKILGYNVDALIGLDTTPESYLNTLERLTKMDKVISVYSSSGDHMILIRVWLKDYRELSRFVRRLEGMEGVTRVCPATIIEKIK from the coding sequence ATGGTTCGAATATCAAACATAAAACTTATCAAAGAATTGATGAAAAATTCTAGGATCAAATATGTCGAACTCGCAAAGATGTTTGGTGTGACAGAAACAGCGGTACGAAAAAAGATACATAGGTTAGAGGAAGACGGTGTCATCATAGGATATACTGTAATAATTGATCCTAAAATCCTTGGTTACAATGTGGATGCATTGATAGGGCTTGATACAACACCTGAGAGTTATCTGAATACATTGGAAAGATTGACAAAGATGGACAAGGTTATTTCAGTTTATTCATCGAGTGGAGACCACATGATTTTGATACGCGTTTGGTTAAAAGATTACAGAGAACTGTCAAGATTTGTTAGACGATTGGAAGGGATGGAAGGGGTAACCCGTGTATGTCCTGCGACCATCATCGAAAAAATAAAATAG